TAAGGTATACCTTATAGTATACTGCCCATATGGAATGCACAGACAATGCAAACAACTAAATCTTATCATCTTTGATAAGCGCCTTTAGGTCTGCCGGAGTTTGGGAGCTGCCTTTCAGCACTACTTTTCGGTCCACTTGGGAAATTGATTATCTGCATGCGTAAAAAGCTAGGATAGCCTAATAGGTTCGCTTGTATAAGCTATTTTAAAAAGTGATATATTCTAAAAAAGTTAATAAGTTGTTTGATTCACCCATAAAGAGACACGTTTTACTCATTTTACGCATAAAATGAAATTACACCTTATTTGTCTTTCTATCTATATCTTATTTGATATTCTCTCACACTGTGGCCAACTTTTATGAACCTCAGTCTCTCATTCGCCATGAAACAATTCTATATATCTAGCTAATAAGGTGAATTTCTGAACGCTCTATTTTTATGCATTTTATATGAGGAGCATATTGGAACCTTCGCGGGTAATCATGCGATCCGGTGGTAGATTCCCAAAGCAGAGTTGAATGAAAAGTAACATTCTATTACTGTTCAAAACTCTCAAGACATCTGGAAGAAGTCTGCATGCTGCAACCAGTTGTGCTTTGGCGACTGTTTGTTCAGTGGTTCAAGTGGCACGCGTCCGGCGTACGCATTGCAACAGCACAGGACCCAAGGTGAATACAACTAGCGAGAGGAGGAGGCGTGGTCAGGTCCAGCGCGTGGGGCTGCCAGTGTATAAGCCCCGCTACTAGCCTTTCTGAGGACTCAGTTCAGACTGAGGAGTGTGCGAGGCAGAAGCCCACAAGACCGCCCATTAAAGAAGGCTAAATTGAGTATTAAGCCACACGTGAACGCCACGAGCAGGACGCACTGCTACCGAACAATCCAAAGAAGAACTCTGAAATTCTCTGCAActcttcttttttatttttcattacttGCCAATGGACATCACAGCCAAGATGGAAATAAATGTGAGCCAGCAGCAGTTCATGCCGCCCTCCTGCTTCTTTGCTGCCGCAGCGCAGAGCATCCAGCTCAGCCCAACCAGCAGCCAGGGGAGCGGCAAGTCAGCATCCAAGGTGAAGAGGCAGCGCTCATCCTCGCCGGAGCTGCTAAGGTGCAAGCGGAGGCTGAACTTTGCGGGCTTTGGGTACAGCCTGCCGCAGCAGCAGCCGCACACCGTGGCGCGGCGGAATGAGAGGGAGCGCAACAGAGTGAAACTTGTCAACAACGGCTTCGCCACTCTCCGGGAACACGTCCCCAACGGCGCAGCCAACAAGAAGATGAGCAAAGTGGAAACGTTACGGTCGGCGGTGGAGTACATTCGCGCACTACAGCAACTTTTGGATGAGCACGACGCCGTGAGCGCAGCGTTTCAGTCCGGGGTCCTGTCGCCCAACAACTACCCCAACGAGATGAACTCCATGGCAGGCTCTCCAGTGTCCTCCTACTCGTCCGATGAGGGGTCCTACGACCCTCTCAGTCCCGAGGAGCAGGAACTCCTGGACTTCACCAACTGGTTCTGAGCATCTGTAGCCTATAAGGTGAGAATGTTTTTATAATGGGCCTATCATTCATATTATACAAGTACTGTATTATGCATTGTTATAATGAATATTTGCATTATTCCGTTTTCAAGATCAATTGAAAACAACTGAACGAATGTCTTACCTCTTTTTCTTATTCGTTATTATAGGAATATGGATCAATTGAATTATGTATACTCTCAGCATGCGCTCGGGAGGGTCACAGAGGAGCTCGCGCCCTCCAGAAcaagaagcactgagctggcgtTCTGCTCCGGACGACCCAGTCCACTTAAAGGAACGGCCTTGCAACCGGAGAAACTGCGGACATGCAGGCCAGTGTTCAGCCAAGCGCCAAAGGACTAAAAAGAAAACGGGTTCTCCATGTCTGACAGCGTGGGAATCCAACCTTCCAGTGCATTCGCCCATGAAAACAACATTTCAAAAGTGATTTTACAACAGCAcacaaaacattatttaaaatGTTGTTCTCAAACTATGCTTAATCCAATCAAAGAACATCAACCCTTCTTTGTAAACTCCTGTGACATTTAGTTCTAAAATGCTTCCATTGTGCGGATTTTATTATATGAAATTCTATATCAAACATGTTTTTGAAATATATTAAGATATTTTTGTATGTAAAGAGATTTTTTTTAGATGTTTTCttttgtatatatttatattgataAGTTGCTATTACCTCTTGCCTATTTTAGACATGTATAATGCTCTGCAGCTGGCTATTCTGTGTATGGTCATTGATTCATGAGGTTTCAAGAAGGGGTTTGACACTCCGACGTTTTATTTTAGCACCAATGTGTCTTATTTAATAGGAAATACATGTTATTGTACATGGAGTTCACGATGATCAAAGGTTATGCAGCTATTGTCCAAACAGAGCACAATGGCGATTCATTGTATATGTCTATACTGCCAGCTCTACACTGCCTTTACTTATATCATGTTGGTTGAAAAGAGAAAAGCCTATAACCATATTTTCTACACTCTAGTCTCATAATAAAACATTTTCTAGTATTTCCTTTTGTACCTCAAACTTTTTTACGTTTGCATTTTACATTCACTTTTAGTTACAGTGTGTTTTTGACTGGAGATGGAATGGGAGAAAGGATATAGGGGGATGAAACACAGGGGGAATTAAATATATTTCTGTTGCATTTTTTAATGGAAATGTAACCTATTTTACGCAGAGTTCCACCAACGAATTCATGCCGTATCACACATTTTACGCGCGTCTCCATGTGCGTAAAAAAACTGTCCATTCTGTAATATAAGGTATTAACATAAAAATAGAGTAATACAACAATAGTAAATTCGATTCCTCAAGAATCCAATAGGCCTGTTTCTAG
This portion of the Coregonus clupeaformis isolate EN_2021a chromosome 24, ASM2061545v1, whole genome shotgun sequence genome encodes:
- the ascl1a gene encoding achaete-scute homolog 1a, yielding MDITAKMEINVSQQQFMPPSCFFAAAAQSIQLSPTSSQGSGKSASKVKRQRSSSPELLRCKRRLNFAGFGYSLPQQQPHTVARRNERERNRVKLVNNGFATLREHVPNGAANKKMSKVETLRSAVEYIRALQQLLDEHDAVSAAFQSGVLSPNNYPNEMNSMAGSPVSSYSSDEGSYDPLSPEEQELLDFTNWF